The following DNA comes from Sphingopyxis sp. BSN-002.
GGCGAGCGTCGCCGCCGCCTTGCCGATGGCCCATTGGCCGAGCGGAACGATGAGCCCCGAATCCTCGGCGACCGGGATGAATTCGGTCGGCGAGATCGAATCGCCGGCGCCGGTGTTCCAGCGCGCCAATGCCTCGAAGCCCGCGACGGTTCCGGTCGACAGTTCGATCAGCGGCTGAAAGTCGAGGTGCAGCCGATCCTGCTCGATCGCGTTGCGCAGCTCGGTTTCGAGGCCGAAACGGTTGTCGGAGATCAGCGCCGCCTCGGGCTCGTAGATTTCGATCCGGTCGGTGCGCTTCGCGCGCTTGAGCGCGATCTGTGCATGACGGATCTGATCGGCGATATCGGTGTCAATTTCGGGCTGGATCGCACAGCCGAGCGCGCAGTCGACGCTGACCTTCAGCTCGCCGATGCGGAAGGGGTGGTCGAAGCAGCCGCGAATGCGCCGCGCCATTTCGCGCACGTCGGCCTTGCCACCCGCGACGCGCGACGAGATGGCGAACTCGTCGCCGCCGGTGCGTGCCAATATGTCGCCGCTACGCAGGCTGGACTTCAGCCGGCGCGCAACGGTGATGATCAACTCGTCGCCGGCCATCGGGCCGATATGTTCGTTGATGCGGCTGAAGCGCGCGAGATCGAGCAGCAGGATCGCGTGGTCGCCGCTGCCCTCCGGGTCGCCGCGCCGTTCGACGAGTTCCTCGAAGCCGGCACGGTTGGGGAGGCCCGTCAGGCTGTCGGAGACGAGTTCGCGGCGCAGATTGCGCTCGGTCATCATCTCCTGCGTGCGGTCGATCAGCGTCAGCAGGAACAGCGACGTATCGCCGCTCTCTTCGGCGAGCGGGCCGATCGAACCCCGCAGGTCGCGCGCGGCGACGCCGACGCCCAGCCGGCACGAAAATTCCTGGTTGCCGTCGCCCTGCTGCGCAGCGCGTTCGATCGCACGACGCAGTTCGATCGGAGCATCGACTCCCGCGGGTGACAGGCCCAGCCGGTCGAACGCCGCATTGCTGGCGTGAAGGCTGAAATTGCCGCGCGAAAGGGGTCTGATCAACGCCGCCGGTACCGGCAACGCGTCGATCCAGCCGACGAACAGTGAGGGCCGGTCTTCGCCGGTTCTATCAATAGGCATAACAGTGGGTTTTGTGCGACCTTTCCCCATTGCCCTTGGACTAGGGGCCGGGAGTAAATAAGCTATTTACGGCAACATCCGAATGCGATCAGTCGAAGCGGTTGTTGCGAGGGAAGCCCGTGGGGGGCATCCGGCCCGATGCACTGCGCGCGACGCGCCACGGGCCGAGGTCGGTTTCGGTGCGCGTGCGGCCGGTGTCGCCGCCCATCGCCCAGCTCAGACCCTCGGAAAAGACGAAGGTCGTTGCGTCGGACAGGCCTCCGTCGCGGTACTTCTGCAGCATGACGCCCTGGCCGCGCGCCATCACCGGAACCTCGGCGAGCGGGAAGACGACGAGCTTGCGGTTCTCGCCGATCACCGCGACGCTGTCATGGTCGGCCGCGATCGGGCGCACGACGCCCAGCTGCGCTTTCGGCTTCAGGTTCACAACGTTGCGGCCCTTGCGCGTTTCGGCGACGACTTCGCTCATCTGCGCGACGAAGCCGTGCCCGCTCGACGATGCCAGCAGCAGGCGGCCCTCGGCGCTTGCGGGGATCAGCGCGACGATGCGTGCATCGGGATCGATGTCGACCATCAGCCGCAGCGGCTCACCGAAACCGCGTCCGCCGGGCAGCTTGTCGGCGCCGACGGTATAGAAACGCCCGTCGCTCGCCGCGATCAGCAGCTTGTCGGTCGTCTGCGCGCGCGTGGCGAAGGCAAGCTCGTCGCCTTCCTTGAACTTGAACTCGCCCCACTGCTCGGGCGCGACATGGCCGCGCTGGGCGCGGATCCAGCCGCGCTTCGACAGGATGACCGTCACCGGTTCCTTCTCGATCATCGCGTCGAGCGGGATATCGCGCGCGGGTGCCGCCTCGGCCAGTGTCGTGCGGCGCGCGCCGAGCAGCGTGTCGAGGCCATAGACGGCGCGCAGCTTTTCCAGATCCTTGCGCAGCCGCGTCTTCTGTCGCGCCGGGCTTTCGACCAGCTTGGCCAGCTCGTCGCGTTCGGCGGTCAGCTCGGCCTGCTCGCGCTTCAGCTCCATTTCCTCGAGCTTGCGCAAGCTGCGCAGGCGCATGTTGAGGACGGCTTCGGCCTGACGGTCGGTCAGCAGGAACTCGGCCATCATCACGGGCTTCGGCTCATCCTCGGTGCGGATGATCT
Coding sequences within:
- a CDS encoding EAL domain-containing protein, translated to MPIDRTGEDRPSLFVGWIDALPVPAALIRPLSRGNFSLHASNAAFDRLGLSPAGVDAPIELRRAIERAAQQGDGNQEFSCRLGVGVAARDLRGSIGPLAEESGDTSLFLLTLIDRTQEMMTERNLRRELVSDSLTGLPNRAGFEELVERRGDPEGSGDHAILLLDLARFSRINEHIGPMAGDELIITVARRLKSSLRSGDILARTGGDEFAISSRVAGGKADVREMARRIRGCFDHPFRIGELKVSVDCALGCAIQPEIDTDIADQIRHAQIALKRAKRTDRIEIYEPEAALISDNRFGLETELRNAIEQDRLHLDFQPLIELSTGTVAGFEALARWNTGAGDSISPTEFIPVAEDSGLIVPLGQWAIGKAAATLADWDRQNGGKTVDCYISVNVSAIQLVRDDVAAVVREALAAGGVGGERLMIELTESAIIGDPDLALSVLSELKALNARVAMDDFGTGYSNLAYLQRLPLDVLKIDRSFVDHMVEDRDKAAIVRTIQSLAEVLGMRTTAEGVETADQARLLSALGCDFGQGFLFAHPMKADSALAYWRQSLVRPII